A single region of the Ignavibacteria bacterium genome encodes:
- a CDS encoding DNA polymerase gives MIKFDPLIMGHGNTQHIIYVQQISANRMRLYCREGNYIIQSEKDFYPFFYLTDNILLKGFNEKFWQKKMEGSGEYQYLSVFDDWNSMWRAVRTIYRNLKIENVPTTIFSDVPEIYIKTDPVTQFLLQSGETFFKGLEYEDLIRMQLDIETYFTKGFSQPSRPSDRIIVIVLSDNSGWEKVISGEKLSEKEMLIELMNTIIERNPDIIEGHNILSFDLPYICARCKYNEVEFRIGRDKSVPLVESVDSSSGWESRFDYVTIVGRQIVDTLPLVIQYDSVKRDMEDHGLKYSAKHFNVAAEDRIYIEGEKISWYWDNDPEILIEYAKDDVNEVKGLSEILFPSYFYQAQMLPLDFDQLIRVGVSTRIELLMVREYLREKRALPQAKVGGQTTGGYTNIFYTGVYNNIVHADVESLYPSIILSQKLSPESDEKQIFLKLLKELTEQRIKLKHLMQKEKNTKLRQKYDSMQSTFKIFINSFYGYLGYFKGIFNDYEKADTVTNSGQKILKEIIDKFVKENCKVIEVDTDGLYFTLEDESSDEISEKTLVDKINDELPEGINLSFSGRFSQMMSYKKKNYALLTYDNRLIIKGSSLISRSIEKYARNFIKFCIESIITNNLDGIPKVYMNLRADIINHAISIQDLSKRETLRDAYSVYTSAVESGKRTKSAAYELAIKYYGSKYEPGDKITYFITGSDPNVTIYENCELMEYYNSNSPVENVSYYLKKLEEYISRFEIFFAKSDFQNLFPSEEQLQFQVDKIKVINKPVVYEEE, from the coding sequence TTGATTAAGTTTGATCCACTTATAATGGGTCATGGGAACACACAGCATATAATCTATGTTCAGCAAATTTCAGCCAATAGGATGAGACTCTACTGCAGAGAAGGAAATTATATTATTCAGTCAGAGAAAGATTTCTATCCATTTTTTTACCTAACAGATAATATTCTCCTTAAAGGATTTAATGAAAAGTTTTGGCAAAAAAAAATGGAGGGAAGCGGAGAGTACCAGTATCTGAGTGTATTTGATGATTGGAACAGTATGTGGCGGGCTGTAAGAACAATCTATAGGAATTTAAAAATCGAAAATGTTCCCACGACAATTTTTTCCGATGTACCAGAGATTTATATCAAAACCGATCCAGTAACACAATTTCTACTGCAAAGCGGCGAAACGTTTTTCAAAGGGCTTGAATACGAAGACTTAATCCGAATGCAGCTCGATATCGAAACTTACTTCACGAAAGGATTCAGTCAGCCATCACGACCATCGGATAGAATTATTGTAATCGTGTTATCGGATAATAGCGGTTGGGAAAAGGTGATTTCCGGAGAAAAACTTTCTGAAAAAGAAATGTTAATCGAATTGATGAATACTATCATCGAGCGCAATCCAGATATTATTGAAGGGCATAATATTCTCTCATTTGATCTACCTTATATTTGTGCAAGGTGTAAGTATAATGAGGTGGAGTTTCGAATTGGTCGCGATAAAAGTGTCCCGCTGGTTGAATCAGTCGATTCATCTTCCGGCTGGGAATCAAGATTCGATTATGTAACCATCGTTGGGAGACAGATAGTTGACACACTGCCGCTCGTCATTCAATATGATTCAGTTAAACGCGATATGGAAGACCACGGTTTAAAATATTCGGCAAAGCATTTTAATGTTGCGGCAGAAGATCGTATTTACATCGAAGGGGAGAAAATTAGCTGGTATTGGGATAACGATCCGGAAATATTAATCGAATATGCAAAAGATGATGTCAACGAAGTTAAAGGATTGAGTGAGATTCTTTTTCCGTCTTATTTTTATCAGGCTCAAATGCTTCCGCTTGATTTTGATCAACTTATAAGAGTTGGCGTATCCACTCGGATTGAACTATTAATGGTGAGGGAATATCTTAGAGAAAAACGAGCGCTCCCGCAGGCAAAAGTCGGAGGACAGACAACCGGCGGTTACACAAATATTTTTTATACTGGAGTTTATAATAATATCGTTCACGCAGACGTTGAATCGCTGTATCCTTCCATAATTCTCAGCCAAAAACTCTCACCCGAATCTGATGAAAAACAAATCTTTCTAAAATTATTAAAAGAGTTAACTGAGCAGAGGATTAAACTAAAGCATTTGATGCAAAAAGAAAAAAATACGAAGCTTCGTCAGAAATACGATTCAATGCAATCCACATTTAAAATTTTTATTAATTCGTTTTACGGCTATCTTGGTTACTTCAAAGGAATTTTTAATGATTACGAAAAAGCTGATACTGTAACTAATTCCGGACAGAAGATTCTCAAAGAAATAATTGACAAATTTGTAAAAGAGAATTGTAAAGTAATCGAAGTTGATACGGATGGACTATATTTTACTTTAGAAGATGAAAGTTCGGATGAAATTTCAGAGAAAACTCTGGTTGATAAAATTAATGATGAATTGCCTGAGGGAATAAATTTAAGTTTTAGCGGCAGATTTTCGCAAATGATGAGCTATAAGAAAAAAAATTACGCTTTATTAACTTATGATAATCGACTCATAATCAAGGGATCGTCTCTCATATCCCGTTCAATTGAAAAGTATGCAAGGAACTTTATAAAGTTTTGTATCGAATCAATAATTACGAACAACCTCGATGGTATACCAAAAGTTTATATGAACTTACGTGCTGATATAATCAATCACGCAATTTCGATTCAAGATTTATCAAAAAGAGAAACTCTCCGAGATGCTTACTCGGTTTATACAAGTGCCGTGGAAAGTGGAAAGCGAACGAAAAGTGCTGCCTATGAGCTTGCAATAAAATATTACGGAAGCAAATATGAACCTGGAGATAAAATTACTTACTTCATCACTGGAAGCGATCCAAACGTCACGATTTATGAAAATTGCGAGCTTATGGAGTACTATAATTCAAATTCGCCTGTCGAAAATGTCTCTTATTACCTGAAAAAACTTGAAGAATATATTTCCCGTTTCGAGATATTTTTCGCAAAATCAGATTTCCAAAATCTTTTTCCATCCGAAGAGCAGCTCCAATTTCAAGTCGATAAAATAAAAGTAATCAATAAACCCGTTGTATATGAGGAAGAGTAA